From Ailuropoda melanoleuca isolate Jingjing chromosome 8, ASM200744v2, whole genome shotgun sequence, a single genomic window includes:
- the MTARC2 gene encoding mitochondrial amidoxime reducing component 2: protein MVRGWGASEKRQNVGWLVGSNVVRPAVPASRHALKVGFHPPAETGRQALALLDNSELQKSIHISEGQRKDPADVSSERDLPEQVGPNPRDTARSAARDPLPGSVPSAKAGSRGAASESGRRESGGCGRRRGAPAPAWGTVAAQEGDAGAGLLTDPEKAGGEGAAGPGLSAPHPGTVAWRRARSRRRRRLQQVGTVAQLWIYPVKSCKGVPVSAAECMALGLRSGHLRDRFWLVIKEDGHMVTARQEPRLVLVSITCEGDHLILEAPGMDRLALPSKLPFSNKLHDCRIFGMDIKGRDCGDQAAQWFTNFLKTEAFRLVQFEKHMKGRPSQEIFSTVVPNYQVAYPDCCPIMILSEASLEDLNTRLEKKVKMDQFRPNIVVTGCDAFEEDTWDELLIGNVEMKKVLSCPRCILTTVDPDTGVIDRKEPLETLKSYRLCDPSEKKIYKSSPLFGIYYSVEKIGSLKVGDPVYRMIE from the exons ATGGTGCGCGGGTGGGGAGCAAGTGAAAAACGACAAAACGTTGGTTGGTTAGTCGGTAGCAACGTGGTCAGGCCCGCTGTGCCTGCTAGCCGGCACGCACTGAAAGTAGGATTCCATCCTCCCGCAGAGACGGGGAGACAAGCCCTGGCCCTCCTGGACAATTCGGAGTTGCAGAAGAGCATACACATCTCAGAGGGCCAGAGGAAGGATCC TGCAGACGTTTCTTCTGAGAGGGATCTGCCAGAGCAGGTAGGTCCTAACCCTCGTGACACCGCCCGTTCCGCCGCCCGCGATCCGCTTCCCGGTTCGGTTCCGAGCGCCAAAGCCGGCAGCCGCGGGGCCGCGTCAGAATCGGGGCGTAGGGAGAGCGGGGGGTGTGGGCGGCGGAGGGGTGCTCCTGCTCCTGCGTGGGGCACTGTGGCCGCGCAGGAAGGGGACGCCGGCGCGGGGCTGCTGACCGATCCGGAGAAAGCGGGCGGCGAGGGAGCGGCGGGCCCGGGCCTCTCCGCCCCACATCCG GGGACGGTCGCCTGGCGCCGCGCGCGGTCGAGGCGGCGCCGGCGGCTGCAGCAGGTGGGCACCGTGGCGCAGCTCTGGATCTACCCGGTCAAGTCGTGCAAGGGGGTGCCGGTGAGCGCGGCCGAGTGCATGGCCTTGGGGCTGCGCAGCGGCCACCTGCGGGACAG GTTTTGGCTGGTGATCAAGGAAGATGGGCACATGGTCACCGCCCGGCAGGAGCCTCGCCTCGTGCTGGTGTCCATCACCTGTGAGGGCGACCACCTGATCCTCGAGGCTCCGGGCATGGACCGGCTGGCTTTGCCCAGCAAGCTACCTTTCTCAAACAAGCTGCATGATTGCAG GATCTTTGGTATGGACAtcaagggcagggactgtggcGACCAGGCAGCTCAGTGGTTCACCAACTTCTTGAAAACAGAGGCTTTCAGGCTGGTTCAGTTTGAGAAGCACATGAAGGGAAGACCATCGCAGGAAATTTTCTCTACTGTTGTACCAAATTACCAG GTGGCCTACCCAGACTGCTGCCCAATCATGATCCTTTCGGAAGCCTCCCTGGAGGATCTGAATACGAGGctggagaagaaagtgaaaatggaCCAGTTCAGACCCAATATCGTGGTGACAGGCTGCGATGCTTTCGAGGAG GACACTTGGGATGAGCTCCTGATTGGCAACGTCGAAATGAAGAAGGTTTTGTCTTGCCCCAG GTGCATTTTGACCACTGTGGACCCAGACACCGGAGTGATAGACAGGAAGGAGCCACTGGAAACCCTGAAGAG